Proteins encoded together in one Chiloscyllium plagiosum isolate BGI_BamShark_2017 chromosome 3, ASM401019v2, whole genome shotgun sequence window:
- the cenpw gene encoding centromere protein W, producing the protein MVGRAIPRRSLHSVLKKHKPQLRLSKDVHMMVHLNCLLFLHRLAVEARTKAVESKSSTIQPKHVKEVAKVVLKKSRG; encoded by the exons ATGGTGGGGCGCGCGATTCCGCGGAGGAGCTTGCATTCGGTATTGAAGAAACATAAACCGCAATTGCGGCTCAGCAAGGACGTCCACATGATG GTACATTTAAACTGTCTCTTGTTCCTTCATCGTTTGGCAGTGGAGGCTAGGACTAAAGCTGTTGAATCAAAAAGTTCTACCATTCAACCAAAGCATGTCAAGGAAGTGGCAAAG gttgttctgaagaagagtagaGGCTGA